TGCAATGTGTGCACAGAACAAAACTGATTCAACTCATgatgtattttattaaatattaaagtttGATCATAGTCTGCCGTAAAGTTTTTCACGATAGTATAAACTACATAATTAAAAACCTTGATTAGTACATAAAATAGTAACACTTCTTATTATACAAAGTGTTCCATTTTATGTGGGAAGATATTTATAAATTCACTTGATCTTATAATCTCAAATGGAAAAACAATACACTCTAATAATATCAAATTGCATTGTATCTACATaacatgtaaataaaattattgtaacaCAAAATATGCTACAacacataaataatattttctttattttaatctTCCAAATTTACTTCTACCATACTTCTCACATACAATGGAGACACTGTATCATAGGTAAGATTATTACCACTATTTGCATCTAATATATTTACAACTTCTATACGATCAAAGTAGATCATCACACCACCGCTAGTACCACATGGTACATTTTTTACTTCATCCGTTTGCAATGTAACTTGTACTGAACGATATATCGTTAAAAAAGGTATCATCATGTGGAATCCAGGACTACTCATTTCAGGCAATAATGCCCCACCCTATATTATAAATGAATGTGCATACAATGGTATGGCTTACATAATGTgatattgataaataaatacttacccTAAAGTAAACACCAACATGACCTTCTTCTATACGGTGTAAAGAGTAATTAGAAATTACTGCTACGCAGATAAAGAAGCACAATCCAATAATGTTTTTGTCGATCATGTTACTTATATGCTAAAATGAATAGAAACATTCCATCTATAATATCCAGGTTATGagtcaatgaaattaatatgtTTCTTTCGTTATATGCAacgtacatttttatttacttataaGTGCTGTATTTCATCGATATTGTCTTGTAGGTGTCAACAATAATTTGCATAAGATTTACTTAATAAAgtagtaataatttatttacttgatttattcgaatatattatatAGGTTATGTTACAGAACTCTGTAAAGTCTGTAAAGTAAATAATATACTGCTTGTCGTCAAAAAATAAAAGTAGTATattagatgataataaattagcACGTATCGAtctttaacaaaaaaaatttcTGCAGTCCcgtattttcaaaatacatTGCTTATATTTTAACCGGTTATACTGCTCAAATAATGTAGTTGAGTAGTGACATATACTGTACAAGTAATGTATTGATTTCTATTACAAATTGATTATTTTCTAAAACCTGCAGGTTACATTCagataacaaatattttgtaaatttttatttaatttcattaaatCCAAACAGAGTTTtgcatatatgtataattttatatcaTATTTTATAAAGGCGGGAAACTTGTAAGTCattaaaacgaaacaatttcaaacagGAAAGGAATATTTTAAGTTGGAAAACAATTATACCAATGACTTTCAAGAACCCTAATTAGAATAGATCTGGAAATATCTcaaattaaatatcaaaattttgatatttgtaCTGATTTGTATATCTATGCGTTAACATAATATGCAACTACATCATCTTGTACTTTATTGTGTAGTTTGAAATACTGCACAATAATCTAAAACCTTTTTTTcaagtatacgtataaatattcctttttaagaacgaaataaaaaaagtacAGCGGAAAGAAAGGTTTACTTatgtatcgatgaaaataaggACAACTTTTTGCATGCATAAGTACTTCAGTTTTTAACATTTATGTATTCGTGTTTGGCTTATTCTTTTGCGATTTCCTTTTATtgtaggtacgtgtattttcggtCGCGGTAATAGTTTTAACGTCGGCTATATTTTGATTCAGCGCTTTTAATTCATGTAGAGCTCGTTTAGCCAATTTTCCCTCTGGCGTGTCTGATGGCTCTAAAAGGAGCATTGTTAAGGACTTCTTCAAGAGACTTCCAGCTTCTTCCAGGCGCGAAGCTAGTTCCGCCGAAGAAATTTCACGTGCGGCGTATGCTCGGTTAGCTAACAATATCAACGGCAAGTGCATTTCATACAACATTATTCCTGAAAATTTGTAATCGTCAATGTTTGCAATATTATTATTCCTTCTTATAGAAATTTCCCCAATTATTATAAAAACGACCAGGGAAGAAGTACGAATACTTTAAAATTGGATTttataatcaattttaaataaacaatgcAACTAATATTGTTGCATTTATGTGAAATAtgttcattattttttaattcaaatgtTAAGACACTCGTACCTCAATAAACATTAGGAATAAAACTTATGTTGCGTAatacttttcgttcgaaaatttgctTCATTATCCAACGGCAAAGTATTTGTATTTCCTTTTAGTTTTGCCTTTATATCAAAtggttttatattaaatttcaatacgCTTACAGAATACGAAATTACCTTTTAGCCGAGATATGCCTGGCTCAACTACTTCTAACACGTTGCACATCTCTTTGCATATGTCTAACATCCTTTGCATAACTTTCTTTTGTGGATTTGGTGATGCCATCTCTTTTCGGTATGCGGCCAATAATTTCTGCTTTAAGGCCAAcattaaaaaatgattcgaatgcAGAGATCGTAACAGCTTCGTTGTCAATGTTTCTAGACCCTTGGAAATGATTAttaaagagcgtaaaatttacaaatttaacaaACAAATCTAAAATTTTTGATAATGATAAAGGACAAACTTTGATATCACTATCATCCGTATTATCGATCAGCGTCCTGGTTATGTCCAAAGTAGCTCGTACAAGACGTCCTCCGATGCTTCTTCTGCACTTATCACATTGCCACTTTACACCCCTTCCATATGGATTTATCGTTAAAGGATTTTGCACTCCTACGAAACCTTCCCTACACCTGGGACACAAAATGCTGCTCATGTGCGATCCCATTTCGTAAGGATCACTACATAATAAGCACACACATTCAAAGTACTTTCCTCCTCGCAAATGCTCCCTCCTACCTGATGTCCCCTGGTAATGAAATTACTCATTAAATTAATCATTAATACAATAGTTAATGCTTCTTTAAGAATTTTCCGATGATAGTGCCACGAAGGatatctttcaatttttcaatttaacttttaatttttcaaactcgatggtaaattatatttgaagtcccgtttgaaatttaaatattatacggATATTAACGAACCAAAAGTGACGATGTGTAGTTAAAGAAAATAGAGTCGCCTTCTTTGATCGGTAAACTGGCGTACACCGTAAGCTGAAAGTTGTCATCCACGGTAAGATGAGTGTTTCCTCTGCAATCGTGAGCCATAAGGGAGGCCTCCGTATATAAACCACGCAAAAGAAGACCATCCAGACCTCCCGGGGATCTCAGTTCGAAAGTATTAACGTCTAAAATTCCGCACAGCTGTTGCAAAAAGTCTGTAGACGCGTCGACTTCGGGTATTAAACGAAGCACTCTTATGATCTGTTCTTGCAATGTCGTAGaattattattgaaaatgaATTAGTTGCTCGTGTTAGATAGCGATTAACATACATTTATAACATTTTCTTCTCTGTCCTTCCAAACGGacgtgtttctccttttatcCATATGAGCTTCCATAGATTCAACTTGTTTCCATAATTCCCGATCCTTTTGTTTCAACAGCCATAATCTTAGAGGCAATAACACGCCAATGATGTCCATTGTGTTATTGGTCAAtagatctttattatttttaaatatttcgcactCGTCGGGTGTATGATGCTTCAGTTGTTTCTAAAAAGGTCGggaattattaataatacttaCTCGTCGTTAACAATCGATATTGAGCGCTAAAACGGATGTattgaagaataaaaattctaactaAAATTTGAAACGTCTATTGAGAAGAAAAGAATAACACATGtacaaaatacaataatatGTAATATAGTAATATAAACATATACGTGCAGGGTGGGGTATCTAACATTACAACTCTACCTACATAttcttttgtataaaattagtATAATTTTACGTTTGTTTAAAGTAGAATTTAGAAGTGGGAAGTAAAATATATTGCGCGATTCAATCTTTAATTATTTACCTCGCAGACCGTGCTGCATAAAGGTGCAACATTGCATTTGGAGCAAGTGTATTGCGTACCCTTTTTAATTTTCGGTAATAAACGTAAACAAGCGAAGCACACGTAATCTTTACTGGTTGTCATTGGTCCGACGGCAACCGGTTTTTCTCGAAGTATTACTTCACCGGCTGCTAGATTTTTTGCTGCTTGTAGATACCTTGTAAAAACAATACAGTATGTAATAGATTTCATAACGCGATACACATATTATTGTATGTAATAGATATTATAACGCGACACACATATAAAGTATTAGATTTCTATTCTTCTGTTCGCGAATGTATCGTATTTGTACATATGTATTTCATCTGGAGATTTATTCGTATTACACGTGCGTCGAATGAAATTGCAAACATGCATTTTCAACTTAAAGATATCAGGTCAAAGGTAAAAATAAACTTCttttataataaatgtataaaatgaaataaatatccatcgtaagtggaaaaaaaaaacaattacgcATATACCTTTATACCGATCGAATATCTataacgttattatttattacagcTGATACCGATGTGTGTATATTATTTCTAATTGGAGAGTTACCGAGTTGTATGATATTTCGTGTTTATACCTGCCAAATTTTTCTGAGCGAGCAACTTTATATTTTAACGTGGAAGCCGCACTACTTTTTGCCTTTTTCTCCATCATACCTAACGACGATTCgtctattaatttttttaaataaaatccacCGGTTTCATGTAAATCGGAACAATACTCAGACTCGTGAAAGTCGCGGTGTCTTGCGCATTTCTTACGGTTTGTAACTGACACCGAAATACAGGAAGTTGGAGCAGGAGCCGTCTCTCTTTGGTACACTCTCGATACGCTATATTATTAGAAGTCAGTGTAACACGCACTTGCCAATGCTCGTGACAAAACAATGCGTAGATATTACGATCGGAAAATGCAGCGATTAGCGATTATTAACTTTCTTattagtttcgttttttttttttaacaaactgTGCATACAATTTCAACCATAACGAACTTGAACAAATGTGAACAGTCAGAGATAAAATGTTTACGAAAACATTTTGAAATGTTctcatt
The Ptiloglossa arizonensis isolate GNS036 chromosome 3, iyPtiAriz1_principal, whole genome shotgun sequence genome window above contains:
- the LOC143144406 gene encoding SET domain-containing protein SmydA-8, which produces MMEKKAKSSAASTLKYKVARSEKFGRYLQAAKNLAAGEVILREKPVAVGPMTTSKDYVCFACLRLLPKIKKGTQYTCSKCNVAPLCSTVCEKQLKHHTPDECEIFKNNKDLLTNNTMDIIGVLLPLRLWLLKQKDRELWKQVESMEAHMDKRRNTSVWKDREENVINIIRVLRLIPEVDASTDFLQQLCGILDVNTFELRSPGGLDGLLLRGLYTEASLMAHDCRGNTHLTVDDNFQLTVYASLPIKEGDSIFFNYTSSLLGTSGRREHLRGGKYFECVCLLCSDPYEMGSHMSSILCPRCREGFVGVQNPLTINPYGRGVKWQCDKCRRSIGGRLVRATLDITRTLIDNTDDSDIKGLETLTTKLLRSLHSNHFLMLALKQKLLAAYRKEMASPNPQKKVMQRMLDICKEMCNVLEVVEPGISRLKGIMLYEMHLPLILLANRAYAAREISSAELASRLEEAGSLLKKSLTMLLLEPSDTPEGKLAKRALHELKALNQNIADVKTITATENTRTYNKRKSQKNKPNTNT